AGTTTCTGAACACAGGACGAAATCTTGCAAAAGACAATCTCCAGCAGAAATAAATCTACATGGACAGAGACTGACTAATGCTTACAGAGGCAGCGACTAGCAAGGTCACCCCAACTTTGATAGCAAGAATCAAGAAATCCGGATGCCTGCACAGGTCAATCGCCACCTATATATATCGCACAAGGAATTGCCGGTAAGCATAACAATCTTAGAAAAAAAAATCCAGATGCACGAGGGGAAAAAATAAGTGCGGAAGGATCTGCGGATCGCTACTTCATCCACACTGCACTAGCATCACACGGTTGTTTTCACCGCACAGCCTCAAAATCAGGCGAGCGGAAGCACACCTACCCATCTAAAAAAAATCATCCAGATGCTTCTCCGTGCAGGAAAAAAGGCAAAAAAGATCTCGCGAAAATCGCTGCAACATCTACACTAACTCCCTTGCGATTTAACGTGGTTGCCAGGAAAATAAAACAGAGCGATTGCTACAAGAACATGCATTCCGATCCGAGGAACAAAGGGGGAAACGAAGAGTAGCAACATTTCGTAACAGCACGCGACGAATTATTCCGAAATTAAACGGCTAGGAACTACACATGTGACGAAATCCGCAAGAGGGCTAAGATTCCTATCGTGTTCCTACCGGCACGAGACGCACGATCTAGCGAGCAGAGGCACGGGACAGGTACGGGCCAAGATCGAACAGCAGCAAGCAGACGTGCATAGAAGTAGAACAAGGCAGAGCAGGAGCGCGTGCGttaggaggaggaggggagggcaGGGGGAGGGGAAGGAGGAGGCGTTACCGAGCTGGTCTTGTTGGAGATGTACTCGCCGGCGGCGCGGACCCTGTTCTTGATGCAGTCCCAGTGCGTGTCGGCGCTGGTGTTCCCGAGCTGCTTGAAGTAGTCCTTGGTGGTCTCCAGGATGCCGGTGTCCTCGCCCGCCGGCTTCTTGAAGCACACCGGCGCCGGCTTGGTCCCCTCCTCCGGCTTCTTCCCGCCGACgcccacctccacctcctccatcTTCTCCCCGCCCTCCTTCCTCTCCATCACCGACGACCGAACCCCCGAGAGGAGAGAGGACAGAGGCTACGCTACAACCAACCAACCCAACCAGCCGAGGGAGGAGAAAGCTTGTGGTGCTCTGGGCAATGGTGGCGCGGGGCTCGCTTTATAGCCGGGCGCTGGCTTGGCATCCACGAAAGAAAGCCGCGGAGGGACGGCACGGCGCAGCTTCTCTGACATGCGGGCCCGTTCCCCTCCGCCTCCCACTGACGCGTGGGGCCCGCGGCTTCCCGTTTCGACGGGCGCGCGCCCTCGCGCCGTCGCGCGTTAGGCTGACCGGTgggccagcgccggcgccttcgGGGTTTTGTCAGGGTTTTTCCCGTTGCTTCTTGCGGGAGAAGAAGACGAGCGTCTCATTTCCTTGGGCGAGGGAATCTCGGAAAGGCCtcgctgacgcgtgggcccgGACGCTTGCGTGTGTGCTGGCTTTTGCAGAGGCGGTTGCGCGTGGGCCCGGGCGGGCAGGCGCAGCGCGCGTGATCGACGAGCGGAGTTTGCGACGGGGTTCACGCGAGGGAAGGCTGCTACCGCGTCGATGACAGGCGGGCCCAGCGAAGTAGTAGCAGGTGAAGATGTGATCGCGTGACCGGGTCGTAGGGGTCATGATGTGTGGGCCAGCTAAAGGCTGCAGCTGCGAACAGGGTGGCAGCGCAGCGCAGGGTTGTACGTACCGCCGGCAGTGGCCTGGCCCTGCCGTGCGCGGCGCGGTTTGGAGCGTCCGATCTCGCGCCGAGCGCTCGGATCGAACGGAAGCTTCTGGCGACTCGGTTTTGAGGAGCAGTGCAATCTTTTTGGGTGGAAGATGCTCTGGTTGGCGCTCCGGATTCGTGGAACTCAACGTTGCGATCGcgttttttgaattttgaatccGCAAACGTGATGGGCATCTCTATCTATCTCCCTCACCGGTAACGTGATGGCACGAAAAAAGAAAACTTTCAAATGATTCATCATATGCCATGGCAATACAGAGAATAATAGTAGAAATAATAAAGATTACATCCAAATTCGAAGACCGTCTAGCGACGACTACAGAAAATACAGTTTTTCCCCGCAAAAAACCTGtattttcttttccttttgtatATTTGTACCTATTTTATTTGATAATGAAAATATAccgtagaacaattgttctacAGTTCAGGGTTAAAAAAACTACTACAGACATTGAAATGAGCCGAAGGTGCATTGTTGTCATTGTCCCTCCTCGTGGAGCCGGGCAAAACTTGATGTAGTACACAGCCGGAAAGTCATCGTGTTAAGACCTATAA
The Triticum urartu cultivar G1812 unplaced genomic scaffold, Tu2.1 TuUngrouped_contig_4748, whole genome shotgun sequence genome window above contains:
- the LOC125528260 gene encoding uncharacterized protein LOC125528260, whose product is MERKEGGEKMEEVEVGVGGKKPEEGTKPAPVCFKKPAGEDTGILETTKDYFKQLGNTSADTHWDCIKNRVRAAGEYISNKTSSVFGRQKVEPEAKEETRGAKPEAAPAAAESQ